One Mesorhizobium loti genomic window carries:
- a CDS encoding ABC transporter permease has product MTIAADPALAADARSERRFFLALSLPALLIVGLAAILPILWIIRQSFLTTGGEYTVGNYEKVLSSGLTWSALITTVELSLGTLAFCILLGTPLALALASARPRVANLLMAFVMLPLWTSILVRTYGWLVLLRRDGLINAALTGSGLTAEPLPLVYNFTGTLIGMVHYMLPLFLLPVYAAMRDIDANLVRASASMGATLGQVIRTVILPLSAGGIFSGSMIVFIYTIGFFITPAVLGGGKVNPLSIRIERTLSTFQDWGSASVLGILLLVLMALIGVMFLAARRLVARNKVGAVHA; this is encoded by the coding sequence GTGACCATCGCCGCCGATCCCGCGCTCGCCGCCGATGCGCGAAGCGAGCGTCGGTTCTTCCTTGCGCTTTCGCTACCGGCGCTTCTCATCGTCGGACTGGCGGCGATACTGCCCATCCTCTGGATAATCCGGCAATCCTTCCTGACCACGGGGGGCGAGTACACTGTCGGCAATTATGAGAAGGTGCTTTCGAGTGGGTTGACATGGTCGGCCCTCATAACGACCGTCGAGCTGTCCTTGGGGACGCTGGCGTTCTGCATCCTTCTCGGCACCCCTCTGGCGCTCGCTCTGGCCAGCGCCAGGCCAAGGGTGGCCAATTTGCTGATGGCCTTCGTCATGCTGCCGTTGTGGACCTCCATTCTGGTGCGCACCTATGGCTGGCTGGTGCTGTTGCGGCGCGATGGCCTGATCAACGCGGCTCTGACGGGCTCGGGCCTGACAGCGGAACCATTGCCGCTGGTCTACAACTTCACGGGAACGCTGATCGGCATGGTCCATTACATGCTGCCGCTCTTCCTGCTGCCCGTTTATGCCGCGATGCGCGATATCGACGCCAACCTTGTTCGCGCGTCGGCGAGCATGGGAGCCACGCTCGGGCAGGTGATCCGCACCGTCATCCTGCCCCTTTCGGCCGGCGGCATCTTCTCGGGTTCGATGATCGTGTTCATCTACACCATAGGTTTCTTCATCACGCCGGCGGTGCTGGGCGGCGGCAAGGTAAATCCTCTCTCCATCCGGATCGAGCGGACGCTGTCGACCTTTCAGGATTGGGGTTCGGCGAGCGTCCTGGGCATTCTGCTGCTCGTTCTCATGGCGCTGATCGGTGTGATGTTCCTGGCGGCGCGGCGACTGGTGGCGCGCAACAAAGTCGGTGCGGTCCATGCTTGA
- a CDS encoding ABC transporter permease codes for MLEAYPDNRLARILLWGFSALAMAFLMLPTLVVVPLSFSASDLLEFPPRAYSLRWYENFFGSATWMAGLRTSLILGSLTAMIAVPLGLLACISMNRLGGKTASAIQSVLLAPSVVPGILLAIGLFFVLAAQGLVGTLFGVLVGHVVLAIPVACIVLLPAVARFDWNQVQAARSLGADWARAIGGIIVPQLQISLLSATLMAFLTSLDESVISIFVASGHNSTLPKLMFLSLRDQIDPTIAAISTLWTAIVVVAVLIVTLRQKS; via the coding sequence ATGCTTGAAGCCTATCCGGACAACAGGCTGGCCCGCATCCTCCTGTGGGGCTTTTCCGCGCTCGCGATGGCGTTCTTGATGTTGCCGACGCTGGTGGTCGTGCCGCTCTCCTTTTCGGCGTCGGATCTTCTGGAATTTCCGCCGCGCGCATACTCGCTGCGCTGGTACGAGAATTTCTTCGGATCGGCGACATGGATGGCCGGACTCAGGACGAGCCTGATCCTTGGGAGTTTGACGGCGATGATCGCGGTCCCCCTAGGGCTGCTGGCCTGCATCTCGATGAACCGGCTTGGCGGAAAGACCGCCTCAGCCATTCAAAGCGTTCTGCTCGCCCCCTCCGTCGTCCCGGGAATCCTGCTTGCGATCGGCCTCTTCTTCGTGCTGGCGGCGCAAGGCCTGGTCGGAACGCTGTTCGGCGTGCTGGTCGGACATGTGGTGCTGGCCATTCCGGTGGCGTGCATTGTGCTGTTGCCCGCCGTGGCCCGCTTTGACTGGAACCAGGTCCAGGCGGCGCGCAGCCTTGGCGCGGACTGGGCGAGGGCCATCGGCGGAATAATCGTTCCGCAACTTCAAATCAGCCTGTTGTCGGCGACACTGATGGCCTTCCTGACGTCGCTCGACGAGTCCGTTATTTCGATCTTCGTCGCCAGTGGTCACAACAGCACCCTGCCGAAGCTGATGTTCCTGTCGCTGCGTGATCAGATCGATCCGACCATCGCTGCAATCTCGACCTTGTGGACCGCCATCGTCGTGGTCGCTGTCCTGATCGTGACCCTTCGCCAAAAATCCTGA
- a CDS encoding 5'-methylthioadenosine phosphorylase, giving the protein MPANHHATAELMDQPTDIPQVGLAIITGSANWGLAFPEDIQVDGVRTLQRDMSFETPFGRTDNWKLLEFDASITAEGKTKRALCMYSHGNPRDHIDHSCHRRAFWVLMQAGVRQVLSCSTIGAVNKAIKPGDMVVNADIIELTQTPFSLLPGRQSFDCSGKQIVCPRCAAVLVETARRHWPAECRIHGIEQQLVAAHCYGPRLTSPAEALAFRSMGADVLNHSIAPEATLSREIGACFVPCAFVTAGFNDYMDRNRQQLLQEDILPNLSMTASRVALETAARLPANPECSCQGLKSPQPEERSSRF; this is encoded by the coding sequence ATGCCTGCCAATCATCACGCAACCGCCGAACTGATGGATCAACCGACTGACATACCCCAGGTGGGGTTGGCGATCATCACCGGGTCGGCAAACTGGGGGCTTGCCTTCCCGGAGGATATCCAGGTCGATGGCGTGCGCACCTTGCAGCGCGACATGAGTTTTGAAACGCCTTTCGGCCGCACCGACAACTGGAAGCTGCTCGAATTCGATGCGTCGATTACCGCCGAGGGCAAAACGAAACGCGCCTTGTGCATGTATTCGCACGGCAATCCCCGCGACCATATCGACCATTCCTGCCATCGCCGCGCATTCTGGGTGTTGATGCAAGCGGGCGTACGGCAAGTCCTGTCCTGCTCGACCATTGGCGCCGTCAACAAGGCGATCAAGCCCGGCGACATGGTGGTGAACGCCGATATCATCGAACTGACGCAGACCCCGTTTTCGCTGCTTCCTGGCCGCCAGAGCTTCGACTGCTCGGGCAAGCAGATCGTATGCCCAAGATGCGCGGCGGTTCTGGTCGAGACCGCCCGCCGTCATTGGCCAGCCGAATGCCGTATTCATGGCATCGAACAGCAATTGGTGGCCGCCCACTGTTACGGGCCGCGGCTGACGAGCCCGGCCGAGGCCCTGGCGTTCCGCAGCATGGGGGCGGATGTGCTCAACCATTCGATCGCCCCCGAGGCCACCTTGTCGCGAGAGATCGGCGCGTGTTTCGTGCCTTGCGCGTTCGTGACGGCAGGCTTCAACGACTATATGGACCGCAATCGTCAGCAATTGCTGCAGGAGGACATTTTGCCGAACCTGTCCATGACGGCCTCGCGGGTCGCGCTGGAGACCGCCGCACGACTTCCGGCCAATCCGGAATGCTCTTGTCAGGGTTTGAAGTCGCCTCAACCGGAAGAGCGGTCCAGCCGGTTCTGA
- a CDS encoding Zn-dependent hydrolase, glyoxylase, with amino-acid sequence MVFPNPVCRDPIIAVSAFSYIGLRAMRQSVLPLREQCADMALKFDTSFDPHYGQGVNVAPDVQRVTVRNPSPFTFHGTNSYVVGRDTLAVIDPGPEDEAHLQTLLDVIAGRPVSHIFVSHTHRDHSPLAARLKERTGALVMAEGPHRPARPLHIGETNALDASADTAFIPDIALPDGSLVAGDGWTIRAVLTPGHTANHAVFALEGTGILFSADHVMAWATSIVAPPDGAMADYMASLDRLIARDDSLLLPGHGGPVTKPRAFMRGLKTHRKMRERAILERVRAGDRTIPDMVKAIYRDTDPRLHGAAGLSVLAHLEDLVARGMVSTDAAPAIDGIFTPAR; translated from the coding sequence ATGGTCTTCCCCAATCCGGTCTGTCGCGATCCGATAATCGCGGTCTCAGCGTTTTCCTATATTGGCTTGCGTGCTATGCGGCAATCGGTTTTGCCGTTGCGGGAACAATGTGCCGATATGGCTCTCAAATTCGATACCAGCTTCGATCCGCACTACGGCCAGGGCGTGAACGTGGCGCCGGACGTGCAGCGCGTCACGGTCCGGAATCCCAGCCCCTTCACCTTTCACGGCACCAACAGCTATGTCGTAGGGCGCGACACGCTGGCGGTGATCGATCCCGGGCCGGAAGACGAGGCACATCTTCAGACCTTGCTCGACGTGATCGCCGGCAGGCCGGTCAGCCATATCTTCGTCAGCCACACGCATCGCGACCATTCCCCGCTGGCGGCCCGGCTGAAGGAGCGCACCGGGGCTTTGGTGATGGCGGAGGGGCCGCACCGGCCGGCAAGGCCGCTGCATATTGGTGAGACCAATGCGCTCGACGCCAGCGCCGATACCGCTTTCATTCCCGACATCGCGCTGCCTGACGGTTCGTTGGTCGCCGGCGACGGCTGGACGATCCGCGCGGTTCTCACCCCCGGCCACACCGCCAATCATGCGGTGTTCGCGCTGGAAGGAACCGGGATCCTGTTTTCGGCAGATCATGTGATGGCGTGGGCGACATCCATCGTCGCGCCGCCGGACGGGGCAATGGCCGACTACATGGCATCGCTGGACAGGCTGATCGCGCGAGACGACAGCCTGCTGCTGCCTGGCCATGGCGGGCCGGTGACGAAGCCGCGCGCTTTCATGCGCGGACTGAAGACGCATCGCAAGATGCGCGAGCGGGCTATATTGGAGCGGGTCAGGGCCGGCGACCGGACGATTCCCGACATGGTCAAGGCAATCTATCGCGACACCGACCCCCGGCTGCATGGCGCCGCCGGACTGTCGGTGCTTGCCCATCTCGAGGATCTGGTGGCGCGCGGCATGGTGTCGACGGACGCCGCTCCCGCCATCGACGGCATTTTCACGCCGGCTCGATAG
- a CDS encoding BioY family protein: protein MATATTMRPLVSLALPQEGAARLATQLFLAIAGTLLLTLSAKTKVVLGPVDISMQTLAVLLIAAAFGMRLGVATLLLYMAEGAMGFPVFQGTPEKGIGLAYMVGPTGGYLAGFVVMAAIVGWAADRGWDRHPIKLFNVMLVAEVVMMAMGFAWLALLIGPEKSWQFGVVPFIVGDLIKVALAASLVPAVWSLLKRS, encoded by the coding sequence ATGGCAACTGCAACGACGATGCGCCCACTTGTTTCTCTGGCTTTGCCGCAAGAAGGCGCGGCGCGACTGGCAACGCAGCTTTTCCTGGCGATCGCCGGAACGCTGCTTTTGACCCTGTCGGCCAAGACCAAGGTTGTACTGGGGCCCGTTGATATCTCGATGCAGACGCTCGCCGTCCTCTTGATCGCCGCCGCCTTCGGCATGCGCCTCGGCGTCGCCACTCTGCTGCTCTACATGGCGGAAGGTGCGATGGGCTTCCCGGTCTTCCAGGGCACGCCTGAGAAGGGCATTGGCCTTGCCTACATGGTCGGCCCGACGGGTGGCTATCTCGCGGGCTTCGTGGTCATGGCAGCGATTGTCGGCTGGGCCGCCGATCGCGGCTGGGATCGCCACCCGATCAAGCTTTTCAACGTGATGCTGGTTGCCGAAGTGGTGATGATGGCGATGGGCTTTGCCTGGCTGGCGCTGCTCATCGGCCCGGAAAAGTCCTGGCAGTTCGGCGTCGTGCCGTTCATCGTCGGCGACCTGATCAAGGTTGCGCTGGCGGCCAGCCTTGTGCCGGCCGTGTGGTCGCTGCTGAAGCGCTCCTGA